The following proteins are co-located in the Anomalospiza imberbis isolate Cuckoo-Finch-1a 21T00152 chromosome Z, ASM3175350v1, whole genome shotgun sequence genome:
- the LOC137464840 gene encoding period circadian protein-like: MRHIRVPRRLRGAERGAGGRVVFVVGGQRASGARSGRARRGCGDPGSRDGTGIRDGTGIRDGTGSREGTGIRDGTGSREGTGIREGTGIREGTGIREGTGIREGTGIREGTGSREGTGSRDGTGIRDGTGIREGTGSPAAAGPCPAGQHPAALRATSKSGADGVLKF; the protein is encoded by the coding sequence atGCGCCACATCCGGGTCCCGCGGCGTCTGCGCGGCGCCGAGAGGGGCGCGGGCGGGCGCGTTGTGTTTGTGGTTGGCGGGCAGCGCGCCAGCGGCGCGCGGagcggccgggcccggcgcggctgCGGGGATCCCGGGAGCCGCGACGGCACCGGGATCCGAGACGGCACCGGGATCCGAGACGGCACCGGGAGCCGAGAGGGCACCGGGATCCGAGACGGCACCGGGAGCCGAGAGGGCACCGGGATCCGAGAGGGCACCGGAATCCGAGAGGGCACCGGGATCCGAGAGGGTACCGGAATCCGAGAGGGCACCGGGATCCGAGAGGGCACCGGGAGCCGAGAGGGCACCGGGAGCCGAGACGGCACCGGGATCCGAGACGGCACCGGGATCCGAGAGGGCACCGGGAGCCCCGCGGCAGCGGGcccctgccccgccgggcagcaCCCCGCGGCTCTGCGTGCCACgtcca